The following proteins come from a genomic window of Methylorubrum populi:
- a CDS encoding L,D-transpeptidase encodes MSLQNRRKLLFGAATSLGLAILPAHVLAQTFDGFDDERLYQDSNGNLFRRRGGQYVPYNGRVSNGRPVPDAQTDIDAETYARRRAERYGEPPPAAEAPNQTPRQQQAGYPVPPQEPDNGPIDYTRAYAAIANEPFPVQAIAYKKFNPIYLRQEVDFRTTEPPGTIVVDPKAHFLYLILPNGRARRYGVGVGKQGFSWSGTATINSKQAWPDWYPPKEMIARRPDLAREVDKLQSGLGVPGGSRNPLGARAMYLWQNNKDTLFRIHGTLEPHSIGKSVSSGCIRMINQDAIDLFNRVEVGAKVVVLG; translated from the coding sequence ATGTCACTTCAGAACCGCCGTAAGCTTCTTTTCGGAGCCGCGACGAGCCTCGGGCTCGCGATCCTGCCGGCGCACGTCCTCGCCCAGACCTTCGACGGGTTCGACGACGAGCGCCTCTACCAGGACAGCAACGGCAATCTCTTCCGCCGCCGCGGAGGGCAGTACGTTCCCTATAACGGCCGCGTCAGCAACGGGCGCCCGGTGCCCGACGCGCAGACGGATATCGATGCCGAGACCTATGCCCGCCGACGGGCCGAGCGCTACGGCGAGCCGCCGCCCGCCGCCGAGGCGCCGAACCAGACTCCGCGCCAGCAGCAGGCCGGCTACCCCGTGCCGCCGCAGGAGCCCGACAACGGCCCGATCGACTACACGCGGGCCTACGCGGCGATCGCCAACGAGCCCTTCCCGGTCCAGGCGATCGCCTACAAGAAGTTCAACCCGATCTACCTGCGCCAGGAGGTCGATTTCCGCACGACCGAGCCGCCGGGCACGATCGTGGTCGATCCCAAGGCGCACTTCCTCTACCTCATCCTGCCGAACGGCCGGGCGCGGCGCTACGGCGTCGGTGTGGGCAAGCAGGGCTTCTCGTGGTCGGGCACCGCGACCATCAACTCGAAGCAGGCTTGGCCGGACTGGTATCCGCCCAAGGAGATGATCGCCCGCCGGCCGGATCTGGCCCGCGAGGTCGACAAGCTGCAGAGCGGCCTCGGCGTGCCCGGCGGCAGCCGCAACCCGCTCGGCGCGCGAGCGATGTATCTCTGGCAGAACAACAAGGACACGCTGTTCCGCATCCACGGCACGCTGGAGCCGCACTCCATCGGCAAGAGCGTATCGTCGGGCTGCATCCGCATGATCAATCAGGACGCCATCGACCTGTTCAACCGCGTCGAGGTCGGCGCCAAGGTGGTGGTGCTCGGCTGA
- a CDS encoding exonuclease SbcCD subunit D — protein MIRVLHTGDWHIGQTLRGFSREREHDAVFGGLESIVVEREVDALVVAGDVFDSQNPSGESQARFYALMARLHAARPEMTIVITAGNHDAAGRLEAPRPLLEAIGVHVVGNVRRRDGAIDLERHLVPIRSAGGEVAAQVLAVSYPTAACLPPLSSFGSERRIGEPSPIVRAVRDLYGQLFEAARPRLAGLPLLVTGHLHVAGGLESEGAERRILVGGDHAVPADVFPEEARYVALGHLHRAQGLGGGQVRYCGSLIPLSAAEQPYRHGVTLVTLGTGAAEIEHIAIPRPVPFLRLPASGDMPLADLGDHLAALALDPDLPMEARPYIQVRLSREGLLPGYRAEVDRIAESFPVRVVDVRVTVPPRAAIEITESEAPPPRLSERDPEELFRLAYRAKWDEEPEPAHLDVFHRARAEV, from the coding sequence GTGATCCGCGTTCTCCATACGGGCGATTGGCATATCGGCCAGACCCTGCGCGGCTTCTCCCGCGAGCGCGAGCACGACGCCGTGTTCGGCGGCCTCGAGAGCATCGTGGTGGAGCGCGAGGTCGATGCCCTCGTCGTGGCGGGCGACGTGTTCGACAGCCAGAACCCGTCGGGGGAATCACAGGCACGCTTCTACGCGCTGATGGCGCGCCTCCACGCGGCGCGGCCGGAGATGACCATCGTCATCACCGCGGGCAACCACGATGCCGCCGGACGCCTGGAAGCGCCGCGCCCGCTGCTCGAAGCCATCGGCGTCCACGTCGTCGGCAATGTCCGCCGCCGCGACGGCGCCATCGACCTCGAACGCCACCTCGTGCCGATCCGGTCGGCCGGCGGCGAGGTGGCGGCACAGGTGCTCGCCGTCTCCTACCCCACCGCCGCCTGCCTGCCGCCGCTCTCTTCCTTCGGCAGCGAGCGGCGCATCGGCGAGCCCTCGCCGATCGTGCGGGCGGTGCGCGACCTTTACGGGCAACTCTTCGAGGCGGCCCGGCCCCGGCTCGCCGGCCTGCCGCTCCTCGTCACCGGTCATCTCCACGTCGCCGGCGGCCTCGAATCGGAGGGCGCGGAGCGACGCATTCTGGTAGGCGGCGATCATGCGGTGCCCGCCGACGTGTTTCCGGAGGAGGCGCGCTACGTGGCACTCGGCCATCTCCATCGGGCGCAGGGCCTGGGCGGCGGGCAGGTACGGTATTGCGGCTCGCTGATCCCGCTCTCGGCCGCCGAGCAGCCCTATCGCCACGGCGTCACCCTGGTGACTCTCGGCACGGGCGCAGCGGAGATTGAGCATATCGCGATCCCCCGTCCGGTCCCCTTCCTGCGCCTGCCGGCCTCTGGCGACATGCCCCTCGCCGATCTCGGCGACCATCTCGCCGCGCTTGCGCTCGACCCCGACCTGCCGATGGAGGCGCGGCCCTATATCCAGGTGCGGCTCTCGCGCGAGGGCCTGCTTCCCGGCTACCGGGCCGAGGTAGACCGTATCGCCGAGAGCTTCCCGGTGCGCGTGGTCGACGTGCGGGTCACGGTGCCGCCGCGGGCCGCGATCGAGATCACGGAATCCGAGGCGCCACCGCCGCGTCTGTCGGAGCGCGATCCGGAGGAGCTGTTCCGCCTCGCCTACCGCGCGAAGTGGGACGAGGAGCCCGAGCCCGCCCATCTCGACGTCTTCCACCGCGCGCGGGCGGAAGTCTGA